A genomic window from Panthera tigris isolate Pti1 chromosome B4, P.tigris_Pti1_mat1.1, whole genome shotgun sequence includes:
- the LOC122240102 gene encoding LOW QUALITY PROTEIN: olfactory receptor 6C74-like (The sequence of the model RefSeq protein was modified relative to this genomic sequence to represent the inferred CDS: substituted 1 base at 1 genomic stop codon) yields MGNHTQVTVXLILAGLTDDPQLKVVLFVFLLLTYLLSVTGNLLIITLTLVDITLKTPMYFFLWNFSFLEISYTTTCIPKLLVAMATGNKTISFNCCVIQVFFAFLLGASEFYLLAAMSYDRYVAICKPLHYTTIMSSKICMQLVFCCWFAGFFVIFPPLLLGINLDFCASNVVDHFYCDTTPLLQISCSDTQLLATMGFISASVTLVVTLVMVIISYSFIALTILKIPSTNQKKKAFSTCSSHMIVISLSYGSCIFMYVKPSVKQRISFSKGIAVLNTSIAPLLNPFIYTLRNQQVKKAFMNMIQRVVSFSSK; encoded by the coding sequence ATGGGAAATCACACACAAGTGACAGTGTGACTGATCCTGGCAGGTTTGACTGATGATCCACAATTGAAAGTTGTGCTATTTGTCTTCCTGCTTCTCACCTACCTGCTAAGTGTCACTGGCAATCTGCTCATCATCACACTCACCCTGGTGGATATCACCCTCAAGACCcccatgtattttttcctttggaatttttccttcctagAAATTTCCTATACTACCACATGCATTCCCAAATTGTTGGTTGCTATGGCAACTGGGAACAAAaccatttcttttaattgttGTGTTATTCAAGTGTTTTTTGCCTTCCTTCTTGGTGCATCTGAATTTTACTTGCTGGCAGCCATGTCCTATGACCGCTATGTTGCCATCTGTAAGCCCCTGCATTACACAACCATCATGAGCAGTAAGATCTGCATGCAACTTGTCTTCTGTTGTTGGTTTGCTGGGTTTTTTGTCATCTTTCCACCTCTCCTCTTAGGCATAAACCTTGACTTCTGTGCCTCCAACGTTGTTGATCATTTCTACTGTGATACAACTCCCCTGCTGCAGATCTCCTGCTCAGACACACAGCTCTTAGCGACCATGGGATTCATTTCTGCATCAGTGACACTTGTGGTCACGTTGGTAATGGTGATAATATCATACAGCTTTATTGCATTAACAATTCTAAAAATCCCTTCAACTAATCAGAAGAAAAAGGCTTTTTCAACATGTTCCTCTCACATGATTGTGATATCTCTTTCTTATGGCAGCTGTATCTTCATGTACGTTAAGCCGTCAGTCAAAcaaagaatatctttttccaaGGGAATTGCAGTGCTCAATACCTCCATTGCCCCACTTTTAAATCCTTTCATTTACACTTTACGGAACCAGCAAGTGAAAAAAGCCTTCATGAACATGATACAAAGGGTTGTTTCTTTCTCAAGCAAATGA